A single window of Periophthalmus magnuspinnatus isolate fPerMag1 chromosome 22, fPerMag1.2.pri, whole genome shotgun sequence DNA harbors:
- the LOC117390606 gene encoding kelch domain-containing protein 1-like isoform X1 has product MDRALERQCLELVARERSGHTAVLHNNLLYVWGGYMSVGDDEVFLPNDELWEYDLERGVWRVLHTTGDVPPSMSGSCGCCLNGVLFIFGGCDDNGQTNELYSVDLTDGTFTWKKIIHVSGAPPSPRDKLSCWVYDGKIIYFGGYGHKVLSDLDSRSRNFIVDETSWAGEVFWGWNNEVHVFDPKDLSWSQPQTFGRAPAPRAAHASASIGSKGYICGGRVMETRTSDIHCLDLETYTWTELVPSSTAPVGRSWHSLSPVSDSRLFLFGGLSMECNPMSDGWVFDTGSRKWTEVEHPFKNKPRLWHTACPGRDSDVIVFGGSCDYILLVDTGHCNDALVFQMQPYPLSRICEDYIARTVQGCDSLRTQVPLLPAKLQSAVYTRMCFYRPSKKHQ; this is encoded by the exons ATGGACCGTGCGCTGGAGAGGCAGTGTTTGGAGCTTGTGGCCCGAGAGAGGAGCGGACACACGGCTGTTCTGCACAACAACCTGCTCTATGTGTGGGGAGGATACATG TCAGTTGGAGATGATGAAGTCTTCCTGCCCAATGATGAGCTCTGGGAGTATGACTTAGAACGAGGCGTGTG GAGAGTCTTGCACACTACAGGGGACGTCCCACCTTCCATGTCCGGGAGCTGTGGCTGCTGCCTCAATGGAGTGTTGTTCATCTTTGGAGGATGTGATGACAATGGACAGACCAATGAG CTCTACAGTGTGGACCTGACTGATGGCACCTTCACCTGGAAGAAGATTATCCATGTGTCTGGTGCTCCACCTTCTCCCAGGGACAAGCTCTCCTGCTGGGTCTACGATGGAAA AATCATTTACTTTGGAGGATATGGCCACAAAGTTCTCAGTGACTTGGACAGCCGCAGCAGGAACTTCATAGTGGATGAAACCTCATGG GCTGGAGAGGTGTTCTGGGGATGGAACAATGAAGTGCATGTATTTGACCCAAAAGACTTGAGCTGGAGTCAACCCCAAACCTTT GGCCGAGCTCCAGCCCCACGAGCAGCACATGCCAGTGCCTCCATTGGATCCAAAGGCTATATCTGTGGAGGGCGAGTGATG GAGACCAGGACCAGCGACATCCACTGCCTGGACCTGGAGACTTACACATGGACTGAACT GGTCCCCTCTTCGACTGCTCCGGTGGGGCGCTCCTGGCACTCCCTCAGTCCAGTGTCAGACAGCAGGTTGTTTCTGTTTGGAGGACTCAGTATGGAATGTAACCCCATGA GTGATGGCTGGGTGTTTGACACTGGAAGCAGAAAGTGGACAGAAGTGGAGCATCCCTTTAAGAACAAACCCAG GCTGTGGCACACGGCGTGTCCAGGCCGGGACTCAGATGTCATAGTGTTTGgaggcagctgtgactacattCTGCTCGTGGACACT ggTCACTGTAACGATGCCTTAGTTTTCCAGATGCAGCCTTATCCCCTCTCCAG GATTTGTGAGGACTACATTGCCAGAACAGTACAGGGCTGTGACTCTCTTCGGACCCAGGTGCCTCTGCTCCCAGCCAAACTGCAGAGTGCTGTCTACACTCGCATGTGCTTTTACAGGCCCTCCAAGAAGCACCAGTGA
- the LOC117390606 gene encoding kelch domain-containing protein 1-like isoform X2: MSGSCGCCLNGVLFIFGGCDDNGQTNELYSVDLTDGTFTWKKIIHVSGAPPSPRDKLSCWVYDGKIIYFGGYGHKVLSDLDSRSRNFIVDETSWAGEVFWGWNNEVHVFDPKDLSWSQPQTFGRAPAPRAAHASASIGSKGYICGGRVMETRTSDIHCLDLETYTWTELVPSSTAPVGRSWHSLSPVSDSRLFLFGGLSMECNPMSDGWVFDTGSRKWTEVEHPFKNKPRLWHTACPGRDSDVIVFGGSCDYILLVDTGHCNDALVFQMQPYPLSRICEDYIARTVQGCDSLRTQVPLLPAKLQSAVYTRMCFYRPSKKHQ, from the exons ATGTCCGGGAGCTGTGGCTGCTGCCTCAATGGAGTGTTGTTCATCTTTGGAGGATGTGATGACAATGGACAGACCAATGAG CTCTACAGTGTGGACCTGACTGATGGCACCTTCACCTGGAAGAAGATTATCCATGTGTCTGGTGCTCCACCTTCTCCCAGGGACAAGCTCTCCTGCTGGGTCTACGATGGAAA AATCATTTACTTTGGAGGATATGGCCACAAAGTTCTCAGTGACTTGGACAGCCGCAGCAGGAACTTCATAGTGGATGAAACCTCATGG GCTGGAGAGGTGTTCTGGGGATGGAACAATGAAGTGCATGTATTTGACCCAAAAGACTTGAGCTGGAGTCAACCCCAAACCTTT GGCCGAGCTCCAGCCCCACGAGCAGCACATGCCAGTGCCTCCATTGGATCCAAAGGCTATATCTGTGGAGGGCGAGTGATG GAGACCAGGACCAGCGACATCCACTGCCTGGACCTGGAGACTTACACATGGACTGAACT GGTCCCCTCTTCGACTGCTCCGGTGGGGCGCTCCTGGCACTCCCTCAGTCCAGTGTCAGACAGCAGGTTGTTTCTGTTTGGAGGACTCAGTATGGAATGTAACCCCATGA GTGATGGCTGGGTGTTTGACACTGGAAGCAGAAAGTGGACAGAAGTGGAGCATCCCTTTAAGAACAAACCCAG GCTGTGGCACACGGCGTGTCCAGGCCGGGACTCAGATGTCATAGTGTTTGgaggcagctgtgactacattCTGCTCGTGGACACT ggTCACTGTAACGATGCCTTAGTTTTCCAGATGCAGCCTTATCCCCTCTCCAG GATTTGTGAGGACTACATTGCCAGAACAGTACAGGGCTGTGACTCTCTTCGGACCCAGGTGCCTCTGCTCCCAGCCAAACTGCAGAGTGCTGTCTACACTCGCATGTGCTTTTACAGGCCCTCCAAGAAGCACCAGTGA